Proteins from one Telopea speciosissima isolate NSW1024214 ecotype Mountain lineage chromosome 1, Tspe_v1, whole genome shotgun sequence genomic window:
- the LOC122654608 gene encoding uncharacterized protein LOC122654608, which produces MRFGRKGKLTPRYVGPYRITQKVGKRAYRLALPAAMSRMHNVFHVSMLRKCNADPSQVIDPEPIVIQEVGTHEENPTQIVDRKEHTLRGKVIPLVKVKWQHHGAGEATWDREEDVRAKYPKLFESEENKSFGGIPSWPEDFKNKRGLRRLEKDRRKAERRAAEEKKKEDVGFVLR; this is translated from the exons ATGAGGTTTGGGCGGAAGGGCAAGTTGACTCCAAGGTACGTTGGGCCGTATCGGATCACTCAGAAAGTGGGCAAGCGAGCTTATCGGTTGGCATTGCCTGCAGCGATGTCAAGGATGCACAACGTATTTCATGTTTCCATGCTCCGGAAGTGCAATGCAGATCCATCTCAGGTGATTGACCCAGAACCAATAGTCATTCAAGAAGTTGGAACGCACGAAGAGAATCCTACTCAGATTGTTGATCGAAAGGAGCATACCTTGAGGGGTAAGGTGATTCCATTAGTTAAAGTGAAATGGCAACATCATGGAGCAGGAGAGGCGACATGGGACCGTGAGGAGGACGTAAGAGCAAAGTACCCAAAGTTATTCGAATCAG AGGAGAATAAATCTTTTGGAGGGATTCCATCTTGGCCGGAAGACTTCAAGAACAAGAGAGGGCTAAGAAGATTGGAAAAGGATCGGAGGAAGGCTGAGAGAAGAGCtgctgaggagaagaagaaagaggacgttGGCTTCGTTTTGAGGTAG
- the LOC122648624 gene encoding protein BEARSKIN2-like has translation MDSSNSGVPPGFRFHPTDEELLHYYLKKKISFQKFDLEVIREVDLNKMEPWDLQERCRIGSAPQNEWYFFSHKDRKYPTGSRTNRATNAGFWKATGRDKCIRNSYKKIGMRKTLVFYRGRAPHGQKTDWIMHEYRLEDSDDPQGNLNEDGWVVCRVFKKKHLFKIENGGGGGGGGGLYSSYHQLNNTLSSNQPGTLTLRDTEYLHRQHIHGLALHYSHIPAAPPYSNMQPQPILHDFSTLLPSDTTNNPSMVKNLLSNQRDCDSGGGSESLGAGQVHYQPHHQACEAGLEVGTCEATQQHMVGGRDQEGINDWAMLVNSHLGQEDSSKEVRFGDANPTSVHQINQLSLRGEMMDFWGYGK, from the exons ATGGATTCTTCGAATAGTGGAGTTCCACCGGGGTTCCGGTTCCATCCGACGGATGAAGAGCTCCTTCACTACTATCTTAAGAAGAAGATTTCATTCCAGAAGTTTGATTTGGAGGTGATTAGGGAGGTGGATTTGAATAAGATGGAACCATGGGATTTGCAAG AGAGATGTAGGATAGGATCTGCTCCACAGAACGAGTGGTACTTCTTCAGTCACAAGGACAGGAAATACCCAACCGGTTCAAGGACGAATAGAGCCACAAATGCAGGGTTTTGGAAGGCAACTGGGAGAGATAAATGCATCAGGAACAGCTACAAGAAGATTGGTAtgagaaaaaccctagtcttCTACAGAGGGAGAGCTCCCCATGGCCAAAAGACTGACTGGATTATGCATGAGTACCGGCTTGAAGACAGCGATGATCCTCAAGGCAACCTCAAT GAGGATGGCTGGGTAGTTTGCCGAGTTTTCAAGAAGAAGCACTTattcaaaattgaaaatggtggtggcggtggcggtggcggtggtctTTACTCATCATATCACCAACTCAACAACACATTGAGTTCCAACCAGCCTGGTACCCTCACTCTCAGAGACACTGAGTACCTCCATCGACAACACATTCATGGCCTTGCCCTTCACTACTCCCACATCCCAGCTGCTCCTCCTTACTCCAATATGCAACCTCAACCCATTCTCCATGACTTCTCCACTCTTCTTCCTTCAGACACTACAAACAACCCATCAATGGTCAAGAACCTCTTGTCAAACCAGAGAGATTGCGACAGCGGTGGTGGCAGCGAGAGCCTCGGGGCCGGGCAAGTACATTATCAACCTCATCATCAAGCCTGTGAAGCAGGTCTAGAGGTTGGAACATGCGAAGCAACTCAACAACACATGGTGGGAGGAAGAGATCAGGAGGGCATCAATGACTGGGCCATGCTAGTAAATTCCCATCTTGGTCAAGAGGATTCCTCCAAAGAAGTGAGGTTTGGGGATGCAAATCCTACATCAGTACACCAAATCAATCAGCTTTCACTCCGCGGAGAGATGATGGACTTTTGGGGTTATGGGAAGTAG